The following proteins are co-located in the Megalops cyprinoides isolate fMegCyp1 chromosome 15, fMegCyp1.pri, whole genome shotgun sequence genome:
- the arid4b gene encoding AT-rich interactive domain-containing protein 4B isoform X2, giving the protein MKTLEEPPYLTVGTDVSAKYRGAFCEAKIKTAKRLVKAKVTFKPDSSTGEVHDEHIRGPLKVGAVVEVKNSDGLYKEAIINKLTDASLYTVVFDDGDEKTLRRSSLCLKGARHFAESETLDRLPLTNPEHFGTPVIGKKTNRGRRSNPVQEEESSSSSSEEEEGDQQVNDELLGKVVCVEGVPTNDKKKTTWYPALVISPDCSEEVVMKKDTVLVRSFKDGKFHAVLRKDVREIDIQTAPKADAGLKPALDAALEFLRRGVVPSTWRTEVKDETSSSEEDEEDEEEAQEEDASSEEEEEEVEPFPEERDNFLQQLYKFMVDRGTPINKRPVLGYRNLNLFKLYRLVHTLGGFDNIDSGSVWKQVYQDLGIPVLNSAAGYNVKCAYRKYLYGFEEYCNSTGIAFQMALPQKPANKQGPKPERKMEVAGGGTTASPAPPSQGVTPEQRGGGEEQRPWPESEPSATQPAVCKEEEAAEPIGPGCNKPEAAQAKSEEDEGVAPDKQEEDDDEDRDGAPCPQRESIKPDPHEELEDKEKSGYDEWIKADKIVRPANKNVPKVKHRKKIKNKTEREKDRTEKLTDREDPSPSKNNRVHRSSKFSAPHDGFSKLDNHSDKGTEHSPIKSIEITSILNGLQASESSTDESEQEEEDEGDHDEDERAGCCSDHREGGPPEGPQALEHWKGSGSILEGGGSGGGGPAAGESALETHSQDCAETGKRRGQPDPQGEGSGRKRKAEGLGERAPKSQTKSKPRSSGSSRTSDWLPTGSPRRLGERGAGPTEGSSSSSSEDEGEGPMEPLAEGVGRGRSKARGSPSKKYNGLKEKTKGGRSSGFWEVPEKRPKLALGTDERLPSGRNKGQKDVWSSIQAQWPKKTLKELFSDSDTEAANSPPPAVPPPEEPRSDLGQEDDAGEEKPEPEKNREFPSSGSNSVLNTPPTTPESPALASSTAEAPSRTQSSTPLPPPPPLASAPPASPPRSGPALGESAGGRSETDSSTVEVESLGGELQELPPEERAGSPSMAFEGSLSCNSNCSLALSSSSQLESEQRAKVLASQKRPKDSQMGGTSKKHKRSHKNSGTHPKKSRKTAHSSDSEDHSTSENTAKSPASKTNVVMPKCPNRTPPAGHKYHKHGDSEHHGRTPRVYEWSFQMSDLEKMSSLERIAFLQEKLQDIRNHYLSLKSEVASIDRRRKRLKKKERESAVAASSSSSSPSSSSLTAAVMLTLAEPPVTGSSQNSGVSVECR; this is encoded by the exons accCTGGAGGAGCCCCCCTACCTGACTGTGGGCACGGACGTGAGCGCCAAGTACAGGGGGGCCTTCTGTGAGGCCAAGATCAAAACCGCCAAGAGACTGGTCAAGGCGAAG GTGACCTTTAAACCCGACTCCTCGACGGGCGAGGTGCATGACGAGCACATTAGAGGACCTTTAAAG GTCGGAGCTGTAGTGGAGGTGAAAAACTCGGATGGCTTGTACAAGGAAGCCATCATCAACAAGTTAACAGATGCCAGCTTGTACACCGTCG tgTTTGACGACGGTGATGAGAAGACCCTGAGGCGGTCCTCCCTGTGCCTGAAAGGAGCGCGCCACTTTGCAGAGAGCGAG ACGCTCGACCGCCTCCCCCTCACAAACCCGGAACACTTTGGTACACCGGTCATCGGGAAGAAGACCAACCGAGGCAGACGATCCAATCCAGT TCAAGAAGAGGAGTCATCCTCATCCTcaagtgaggaagaggagggtgacCAGCAGGTTAACGATGAGCTGTTGGGGAaggtggtgtgtgtggagggagttCCCACCAATGACAAAAAGAAGACTACATGGTACCCAGCACTG GTGATCTCGCCAGACTGCAGCGAGGAGGTGGTGATGAAAAAGGACACCGTCCTCGTCCGCTCCTTCAAGGATGGGAAGTT CCATGCAGTGCTACGGAAGGATGTCCGCGAGATCGACATCCAGACGGCTCCAAAAGCGGACGCGGGGCTGAAGCCAG CGCTAGACGCGGCTCTGGAGTTCCTGCGCCGGGGCGTGGTGCCGAGCACCTGGAGGACGGAGGTGAAGGATGAGACCTCCAGCAGcgaggaagatgaggaggacgaagaggagGCACAGGAGGAAGATGCCAGCAGCGAGGAAGAAGAG GAGGAAGTGGAACCTTTTCCAGAGGAGAGGGACAACTTCCTGCAACAGCTGTACAAGTTCATGGTGGACCGGG gTACACCCATTAACAAAAGGCCGGTATTGGGCTACAGAAACCTCAACCTCTTCAAGCTCTACAGACTAGTGCACACACTGGGAGGGTTTGACAAT ATCGACAGCGGCTCTGTCTGGAAGCAGGTCTACCAGGACCTGGGGATCCCTGTGCTTAACTCCGCCGCGGGCTACAATGTCAAGTGCGCCTACAGAAA GTACCTGTATGGGTTTGAGGAGTATTGTAACTCCACTGGAATCGCTTTCCAGATGGCCCTGCCTCAGAAGCCAGCTAACAAGCAAGGCCCCAAACcggagaggaagatggaggtGGCAGGGGGGGGGACCACTGCGTCGCCCGCCCCTCCCAGCCAAGGGGTCACGCCCGAACAGAGGGGGGGCGGCGAGGAGCAAAGGCCGTGGCCAGAGAGCGAGCCCAGTgccacacagcctgcagtgtgCAAG gaagaggaggcggCAGAGCCAATCGGGCCAGGGTGCAACAAACCTGAGGCAGCTCAGGCTAAGAGCGAGGAAGACGAGGGCGTGGCCCCTGACAAGCAGGAGGAAGACGACGATGAAGACAGGGATGGAGCCCCGTGCCCTCAGAGGGAGAGCATAAAGCCAGACCCTCACGAAGAGCTGGAGGACAAGGAGAAATCTGG GTATGACGAGTGGATAAAAGCGGACAAGATTGTGCGGCCGGCCAACAAGAACGTCCCCAAAGTAAAGCACCGCAAGAAAATAAAG AACAAAACGGAGCGAGAGAAGGACCGGACAGAGAAACTGACTGACAGGGAGGACCCTTCCCCATCCAAAAACAATCGCGTCCACCGCTCCTCCAAATTCAGCGCTCCCCACGACGGCTTTTCCAAGCTGGACAACCACAGCGACAAAGGGACCGAACACTCACCCATCAAATCCATTGAGATCACGTCCATTCTCAATGGTTTGCAAG CCTCCGAGAGCTCGACCGACGAGAgcgagcaggaggaggaggacgagggaGACCATGACGAAGACGAGCGGGCCGGTTGCTGTAGCGACCACAGGGAGGGCGGTCCTCCGGAAGGCCCCCAGGCGTTGGAGCATTGGAAAGGCAGCGGGAGCATTCTTGAGGGgggcggcagcggcggcggcgggccAGCGGCAGGGGAGAGCGCCCTGGAAACGCACAGCCAGGACTGTGCGGAGACAGGCAAACGCAGGGGCCAGCCTGACCCgcagggggaggggagcggCCGAAAGCGCAAAGCGGAGGGCCTGGGGGAACGCGCCCCCAAAAGCCAGACCAAAAGCAAGCCCaggagcagcggcagcagcagaaCTAGCGACTGGCTGCCCACTGGCTCCCCCAGGAGGCTGGGGGAGAGGGGCGCGGGCCCCACGGAGGGGTCCAGTAGCAGCAGCTCAGAGGACGAGGGAGAAGGCCCCATGGAGCCCCTCGCCGAGGGAGTGGGACGGGGCCGCAGCAAAGCCAGGGGATCCCCTTCCAAGAAGTACAACGGGCTGAAGGAGAAGACAAAGGGCGGGAGATCCTCCGGGTTCTGGGAGGTGCCCGAAAAGCGGCCCAAGCTGGCTCTGGGCACAGATGAAAGGCTACCCAGCGGCCGCAACAAGGGCCAAAAGGATGTGTGGTCCAGCATCCAGGCCCAGTGGCCCAAGAAGACCCTTAAGGAGCTTTTCTCGGACTCggacacagaggcagcaaaCTCCCCCCCGCCGGCCGTGCCGCCCCCCGAGGAGCCCCGCTCTGACCTGGGGCAGGAGGACGATGCGGGCGAGGAGAAGCCGGAGCCCGAGAAGAACCGGGAGTTCCCCAGCAGCGGCAGCAACTCAGTGCTcaacacaccccccaccacccctgaGTCCCCCGCGCTGGCCAGCAGCACCGCCGAGGCCCCCAGCCGGACTCAGTCCTCCACGCCCCTGCCGCCGCCCCCTCCGCTGGCCTCCGCCCCCCCGGCCTCCCCGCCCCGGTCGGGCCCCGCGCTGGGAGAGAGCGCGGGCGGCCGCAGCGAGACGGACAGCAGCACAGTGGAGGTGGAGAGCCTGGGgggagagctgcaggagctgcccCCCGAGGAGAGGGCTGGATCCCCCTCCATGGCCTTCGAGGGCAGCCTCTCCTGCAACAGCAACTGCAGCCTGgccctcagcagcagcagccagctggAGAGCGAGCAGAGGGCCAAAG TGCTGGCAAGCCAGAAGAGGCCGAAAGACTCCCAGATGGGCGGCACTTCAAAGAAACACAAGCGGAGCCACAAGAACTCAGGCACACACCCCAAAAAGAGCCGGAAAACGG CGCACAGCAGCGACAGCGAGGACCACTCCACCAGTGAAAACACTGCCAAATCCCCCGCCTCCAAGACCAATGTGGTCATGCCTAAATGCCCCAACAGgacgccccctgctggccacaAGTACCACAAGCACGGGGACTCTGAGCACCATGGCCGCACGCCGCGTGTCTACGAGTGGAGCTTTCAGATGT CGGACCTGGAGAAGATGAGCAGCTTGGAGAGGATAGCCTTCCtgcaggagaagctgcaggACATCCGCAACCACTACCTCTCTCTGAAGTCCGAGGTGGCTTCCATAGACCGGAGACGAAAGCGCTTGAAGAAGAAGGAGCGAGAAA GTGCAGTGgcagcttcctcctcctcatcctctccgTCCTCTAGCTCCCTAACAGCGGCCGTCATGTTGACCCTGGCGGAGCCGCCCGTCACCGGGTCCTCTCAGAACTCTGGGGTGTCCGTGGAGTGCAGGTGA
- the arid4b gene encoding AT-rich interactive domain-containing protein 4B isoform X1: protein MKTLEEPPYLTVGTDVSAKYRGAFCEAKIKTAKRLVKAKVTFKPDSSTGEVHDEHIRGPLKVGAVVEVKNSDGLYKEAIINKLTDASLYTVVFDDGDEKTLRRSSLCLKGARHFAESETLDRLPLTNPEHFGTPVIGKKTNRGRRSNPVQEEESSSSSSEEEEGDQQVNDELLGKVVCVEGVPTNDKKKTTWYPALVISPDCSEEVVMKKDTVLVRSFKDGKFHAVLRKDVREIDIQTAPKADAGLKPALDAALEFLRRGVVPSTWRTEVKDETSSSEEDEEDEEEAQEEDASSEEEEEEVEPFPEERDNFLQQLYKFMVDRGTPINKRPVLGYRNLNLFKLYRLVHTLGGFDNIDSGSVWKQVYQDLGIPVLNSAAGYNVKCAYRKYLYGFEEYCNSTGIAFQMALPQKPANKQGPKPERKMEVAGGGTTASPAPPSQGVTPEQRGGGEEQRPWPESEPSATQPAVCKEEEAAEPIGPGCNKPEAAQAKSEEDEGVAPDKQEEDDDEDRDGAPCPQRESIKPDPHEELEDKEKSGDDSSQEREGEEFECYPAGMKVQVRYGRGRNQKTYEATVKESDLEGGEVLYLVHYCGWNVRYDEWIKADKIVRPANKNVPKVKHRKKIKNKTEREKDRTEKLTDREDPSPSKNNRVHRSSKFSAPHDGFSKLDNHSDKGTEHSPIKSIEITSILNGLQASESSTDESEQEEEDEGDHDEDERAGCCSDHREGGPPEGPQALEHWKGSGSILEGGGSGGGGPAAGESALETHSQDCAETGKRRGQPDPQGEGSGRKRKAEGLGERAPKSQTKSKPRSSGSSRTSDWLPTGSPRRLGERGAGPTEGSSSSSSEDEGEGPMEPLAEGVGRGRSKARGSPSKKYNGLKEKTKGGRSSGFWEVPEKRPKLALGTDERLPSGRNKGQKDVWSSIQAQWPKKTLKELFSDSDTEAANSPPPAVPPPEEPRSDLGQEDDAGEEKPEPEKNREFPSSGSNSVLNTPPTTPESPALASSTAEAPSRTQSSTPLPPPPPLASAPPASPPRSGPALGESAGGRSETDSSTVEVESLGGELQELPPEERAGSPSMAFEGSLSCNSNCSLALSSSSQLESEQRAKVLASQKRPKDSQMGGTSKKHKRSHKNSGTHPKKSRKTAHSSDSEDHSTSENTAKSPASKTNVVMPKCPNRTPPAGHKYHKHGDSEHHGRTPRVYEWSFQMSDLEKMSSLERIAFLQEKLQDIRNHYLSLKSEVASIDRRRKRLKKKERESAVAASSSSSSPSSSSLTAAVMLTLAEPPVTGSSQNSGVSVECR, encoded by the exons accCTGGAGGAGCCCCCCTACCTGACTGTGGGCACGGACGTGAGCGCCAAGTACAGGGGGGCCTTCTGTGAGGCCAAGATCAAAACCGCCAAGAGACTGGTCAAGGCGAAG GTGACCTTTAAACCCGACTCCTCGACGGGCGAGGTGCATGACGAGCACATTAGAGGACCTTTAAAG GTCGGAGCTGTAGTGGAGGTGAAAAACTCGGATGGCTTGTACAAGGAAGCCATCATCAACAAGTTAACAGATGCCAGCTTGTACACCGTCG tgTTTGACGACGGTGATGAGAAGACCCTGAGGCGGTCCTCCCTGTGCCTGAAAGGAGCGCGCCACTTTGCAGAGAGCGAG ACGCTCGACCGCCTCCCCCTCACAAACCCGGAACACTTTGGTACACCGGTCATCGGGAAGAAGACCAACCGAGGCAGACGATCCAATCCAGT TCAAGAAGAGGAGTCATCCTCATCCTcaagtgaggaagaggagggtgacCAGCAGGTTAACGATGAGCTGTTGGGGAaggtggtgtgtgtggagggagttCCCACCAATGACAAAAAGAAGACTACATGGTACCCAGCACTG GTGATCTCGCCAGACTGCAGCGAGGAGGTGGTGATGAAAAAGGACACCGTCCTCGTCCGCTCCTTCAAGGATGGGAAGTT CCATGCAGTGCTACGGAAGGATGTCCGCGAGATCGACATCCAGACGGCTCCAAAAGCGGACGCGGGGCTGAAGCCAG CGCTAGACGCGGCTCTGGAGTTCCTGCGCCGGGGCGTGGTGCCGAGCACCTGGAGGACGGAGGTGAAGGATGAGACCTCCAGCAGcgaggaagatgaggaggacgaagaggagGCACAGGAGGAAGATGCCAGCAGCGAGGAAGAAGAG GAGGAAGTGGAACCTTTTCCAGAGGAGAGGGACAACTTCCTGCAACAGCTGTACAAGTTCATGGTGGACCGGG gTACACCCATTAACAAAAGGCCGGTATTGGGCTACAGAAACCTCAACCTCTTCAAGCTCTACAGACTAGTGCACACACTGGGAGGGTTTGACAAT ATCGACAGCGGCTCTGTCTGGAAGCAGGTCTACCAGGACCTGGGGATCCCTGTGCTTAACTCCGCCGCGGGCTACAATGTCAAGTGCGCCTACAGAAA GTACCTGTATGGGTTTGAGGAGTATTGTAACTCCACTGGAATCGCTTTCCAGATGGCCCTGCCTCAGAAGCCAGCTAACAAGCAAGGCCCCAAACcggagaggaagatggaggtGGCAGGGGGGGGGACCACTGCGTCGCCCGCCCCTCCCAGCCAAGGGGTCACGCCCGAACAGAGGGGGGGCGGCGAGGAGCAAAGGCCGTGGCCAGAGAGCGAGCCCAGTgccacacagcctgcagtgtgCAAG gaagaggaggcggCAGAGCCAATCGGGCCAGGGTGCAACAAACCTGAGGCAGCTCAGGCTAAGAGCGAGGAAGACGAGGGCGTGGCCCCTGACAAGCAGGAGGAAGACGACGATGAAGACAGGGATGGAGCCCCGTGCCCTCAGAGGGAGAGCATAAAGCCAGACCCTCACGAAGAGCTGGAGGACAAGGAGAAATCTGG GGATGACAGCAGtcaggagagggaaggggaggagttTGAGTGTTACCCCGCGGGGATGAAGGTGCAGGTGAGGTATGGGCGAGGCCGCAATCAGAAGACGTACGAAGCCACTGTGAAAGAGTCTGAcctggaggggggagaggtgcTCTACCTGGTGCACTACTGTGGCTGGAACGTCAG GTATGACGAGTGGATAAAAGCGGACAAGATTGTGCGGCCGGCCAACAAGAACGTCCCCAAAGTAAAGCACCGCAAGAAAATAAAG AACAAAACGGAGCGAGAGAAGGACCGGACAGAGAAACTGACTGACAGGGAGGACCCTTCCCCATCCAAAAACAATCGCGTCCACCGCTCCTCCAAATTCAGCGCTCCCCACGACGGCTTTTCCAAGCTGGACAACCACAGCGACAAAGGGACCGAACACTCACCCATCAAATCCATTGAGATCACGTCCATTCTCAATGGTTTGCAAG CCTCCGAGAGCTCGACCGACGAGAgcgagcaggaggaggaggacgagggaGACCATGACGAAGACGAGCGGGCCGGTTGCTGTAGCGACCACAGGGAGGGCGGTCCTCCGGAAGGCCCCCAGGCGTTGGAGCATTGGAAAGGCAGCGGGAGCATTCTTGAGGGgggcggcagcggcggcggcgggccAGCGGCAGGGGAGAGCGCCCTGGAAACGCACAGCCAGGACTGTGCGGAGACAGGCAAACGCAGGGGCCAGCCTGACCCgcagggggaggggagcggCCGAAAGCGCAAAGCGGAGGGCCTGGGGGAACGCGCCCCCAAAAGCCAGACCAAAAGCAAGCCCaggagcagcggcagcagcagaaCTAGCGACTGGCTGCCCACTGGCTCCCCCAGGAGGCTGGGGGAGAGGGGCGCGGGCCCCACGGAGGGGTCCAGTAGCAGCAGCTCAGAGGACGAGGGAGAAGGCCCCATGGAGCCCCTCGCCGAGGGAGTGGGACGGGGCCGCAGCAAAGCCAGGGGATCCCCTTCCAAGAAGTACAACGGGCTGAAGGAGAAGACAAAGGGCGGGAGATCCTCCGGGTTCTGGGAGGTGCCCGAAAAGCGGCCCAAGCTGGCTCTGGGCACAGATGAAAGGCTACCCAGCGGCCGCAACAAGGGCCAAAAGGATGTGTGGTCCAGCATCCAGGCCCAGTGGCCCAAGAAGACCCTTAAGGAGCTTTTCTCGGACTCggacacagaggcagcaaaCTCCCCCCCGCCGGCCGTGCCGCCCCCCGAGGAGCCCCGCTCTGACCTGGGGCAGGAGGACGATGCGGGCGAGGAGAAGCCGGAGCCCGAGAAGAACCGGGAGTTCCCCAGCAGCGGCAGCAACTCAGTGCTcaacacaccccccaccacccctgaGTCCCCCGCGCTGGCCAGCAGCACCGCCGAGGCCCCCAGCCGGACTCAGTCCTCCACGCCCCTGCCGCCGCCCCCTCCGCTGGCCTCCGCCCCCCCGGCCTCCCCGCCCCGGTCGGGCCCCGCGCTGGGAGAGAGCGCGGGCGGCCGCAGCGAGACGGACAGCAGCACAGTGGAGGTGGAGAGCCTGGGgggagagctgcaggagctgcccCCCGAGGAGAGGGCTGGATCCCCCTCCATGGCCTTCGAGGGCAGCCTCTCCTGCAACAGCAACTGCAGCCTGgccctcagcagcagcagccagctggAGAGCGAGCAGAGGGCCAAAG TGCTGGCAAGCCAGAAGAGGCCGAAAGACTCCCAGATGGGCGGCACTTCAAAGAAACACAAGCGGAGCCACAAGAACTCAGGCACACACCCCAAAAAGAGCCGGAAAACGG CGCACAGCAGCGACAGCGAGGACCACTCCACCAGTGAAAACACTGCCAAATCCCCCGCCTCCAAGACCAATGTGGTCATGCCTAAATGCCCCAACAGgacgccccctgctggccacaAGTACCACAAGCACGGGGACTCTGAGCACCATGGCCGCACGCCGCGTGTCTACGAGTGGAGCTTTCAGATGT CGGACCTGGAGAAGATGAGCAGCTTGGAGAGGATAGCCTTCCtgcaggagaagctgcaggACATCCGCAACCACTACCTCTCTCTGAAGTCCGAGGTGGCTTCCATAGACCGGAGACGAAAGCGCTTGAAGAAGAAGGAGCGAGAAA GTGCAGTGgcagcttcctcctcctcatcctctccgTCCTCTAGCTCCCTAACAGCGGCCGTCATGTTGACCCTGGCGGAGCCGCCCGTCACCGGGTCCTCTCAGAACTCTGGGGTGTCCGTGGAGTGCAGGTGA